From the Oleiharenicola lentus genome, one window contains:
- the ilvD gene encoding dihydroxy-acid dehydratase — MDSGKRHSHVVTEGPNRAPARAMMKAVGFTDEDLSKPLIGIANTWTEIGPCNFHLRSLAEHVKAGIRAAGGTPLEFNTVSISDGITMGTEGMKTSLISRELIADSIELVARGNSLDGLVCLSSCDKTNPGVMMALARCDIPGLALYGGSIDHGHHNGKALTVQDVFEAVGAFSAGKIDAKEFKCVENAACPTAGACGGQFTANTMATIMEAIGISPVGLNGIPATAEEKNKAAYRCGELVMELVRKDLKPSQIMTRPAFENAIASVAASGGSTNAVLHLLGLAKEAGVKLTIDEFDAICAKTPTIATLKPGGLYTAVEMHKAGGISLLLRRLFEGGYLKGDCITVTGQTLGEAVRNAPETPGQQVIRPTDKAFKPTGGLVILRGNLAEEGCVLKVAGSSREKITGPARVFENEESAMAAANAQQIKAGDVVVIRYEGPKGGPGMREMLGVTAALAGQGLADSVALLTDGRFSGATRGFSIGHVAPEAFVGGLIAFVKEGDTIEIDVPARKLQVAIAPDELARRKAGWKAPAPRYARGVMAKYANTVSSASVGAVTS; from the coding sequence ATGGATTCCGGCAAACGCCACAGCCACGTAGTCACCGAAGGTCCGAACCGGGCGCCCGCCCGCGCCATGATGAAGGCGGTCGGTTTTACCGATGAGGATCTGAGCAAACCGCTCATCGGCATCGCCAATACCTGGACCGAGATCGGGCCCTGCAATTTCCACCTTCGGTCCCTGGCCGAGCATGTAAAAGCCGGCATCCGTGCCGCCGGTGGCACACCGCTGGAGTTCAACACCGTTTCCATCTCCGATGGCATCACGATGGGCACCGAGGGCATGAAGACCTCGCTCATCAGCCGTGAGCTGATCGCCGACTCCATCGAACTCGTCGCGCGCGGCAACAGCCTCGACGGCCTCGTCTGTCTTTCCTCCTGCGACAAGACCAATCCCGGCGTCATGATGGCGCTCGCGCGTTGCGACATTCCCGGACTCGCCCTTTACGGCGGCTCGATTGATCACGGCCACCACAACGGCAAGGCCCTGACCGTGCAGGACGTGTTCGAGGCCGTCGGTGCGTTCAGCGCGGGCAAAATCGACGCGAAGGAATTCAAGTGCGTCGAGAACGCCGCCTGCCCGACCGCCGGCGCCTGCGGCGGCCAGTTCACCGCCAACACCATGGCGACGATCATGGAGGCCATCGGCATCTCGCCCGTCGGCCTCAACGGTATCCCGGCCACGGCCGAGGAGAAAAACAAGGCCGCCTACCGCTGCGGCGAGCTTGTCATGGAGCTCGTGCGCAAGGACCTTAAGCCCTCGCAGATCATGACGCGACCGGCGTTCGAGAACGCCATCGCGTCGGTTGCGGCTTCCGGCGGCTCGACCAACGCCGTGCTGCACCTGCTCGGTCTCGCCAAGGAAGCCGGTGTGAAACTCACCATCGACGAGTTCGACGCCATCTGCGCGAAGACCCCGACCATCGCCACGCTCAAGCCCGGCGGTCTCTACACCGCCGTCGAGATGCACAAGGCCGGCGGCATCTCGCTGCTTCTGCGCCGTCTCTTCGAGGGCGGTTACCTCAAGGGTGATTGCATCACCGTCACCGGGCAAACGCTCGGCGAGGCCGTGAGGAACGCTCCCGAGACCCCGGGCCAGCAGGTCATCCGCCCGACCGACAAGGCCTTCAAACCCACCGGTGGCCTCGTCATCCTCCGCGGCAATCTCGCCGAAGAGGGCTGCGTGCTCAAGGTCGCCGGCAGCTCGCGCGAAAAGATCACGGGCCCGGCCCGCGTTTTCGAGAACGAGGAATCCGCCATGGCCGCCGCCAACGCCCAGCAGATCAAGGCCGGCGACGTGGTTGTCATCCGCTACGAGGGGCCCAAGGGCGGTCCCGGCATGCGCGAGATGCTTGGCGTGACCGCCGCGCTGGCGGGGCAGGGGCTGGCCGACTCGGTCGCGCTGCTCACCGACGGACGTTTCTCCGGCGCGACGCGCGGCTTTTCCATCGGCCACGTGGCGCCTGAGGCGTTCGTGGGCGGTCTCATCGCCTTCGTGAAGGAGGGCGACACCATAGAAATCGATGTGCCTGCGCGCAAACTGCAGGTCGCCATCGCCCCCGATGAACTCGCCCGCCGCAAGGCCGGCTGGAAGGCCCCGGCTCCGCGCTACGCACGCGGCGTCATGGCCAAATACGCCAACACCGTTTCGTCGGCCTCCGTCGGCGCCGTCACCTCCTAA
- the ilvB gene encoding biosynthetic-type acetolactate synthase large subunit, with product MKKLTGAEIVWECLQREGVDVVFGYPGGAILPTYDAMTKYPKIHHVLVRHEQGATHMADGYARASGKVGVAIATSGPGATNMVTGIATAMMDSSPIVCITGQVGSKAIGTDAFQETDVTGVTLPITKHNYLVTKPGDIARAIREAFYIAKSGRPGPVLVDITKDAQQLTADFDWDAAEPKLPGYRPNHTAPASEYTKAAELINSAKRPLILAGQGIIKSGATAEVLALAKQANIPITTTLLGIGAIPASSDLNLGMMGMHGEAWVNQAIQQADLLIALGMRFDDRVTGNLKTYALNAKKIHVEIDPTEVNKNVPVDVALIGDLKEVLGELTPQVKKSDHADWWAAIAVNRGDSAVRDIKNLPDSGHLYAAHVINDIWRLTQKRDTIVVTDVGQHQMWEAQYFHHDKPRSLITSGGLGTMGFALPAAIGAKFACPEKDVWVVVGDGGFQMTSCELATAEQEGIKVNVAIINNAFLGMVRQWQEFFYDKRYAATPMTGPDFVKLAEAYRLTGLRCNQRPDVAETVKKTLADKKTVVIDFVVEKEDTVFPMVPAGADLDKMIRRPKQDVMLESGSDKEWEMPTSPLPNVFTEKKVEAKALNGRGKAAPARKAAKPAKSNRR from the coding sequence ATGAAAAAACTCACCGGAGCAGAAATCGTTTGGGAATGCCTTCAGCGGGAGGGCGTCGATGTCGTGTTCGGTTATCCGGGCGGCGCCATTTTGCCGACCTACGACGCGATGACCAAATACCCCAAGATCCACCATGTGCTCGTCCGCCACGAGCAGGGCGCCACGCACATGGCCGACGGCTATGCGCGCGCCAGCGGCAAGGTCGGTGTCGCGATCGCGACCTCCGGCCCGGGTGCGACCAACATGGTCACCGGCATCGCCACCGCGATGATGGACTCGTCCCCGATCGTGTGCATCACCGGCCAGGTGGGCTCCAAGGCGATCGGCACGGACGCCTTCCAGGAGACCGACGTGACGGGCGTCACGCTGCCGATCACCAAGCACAATTACCTCGTCACCAAGCCCGGCGACATCGCCCGTGCCATCCGCGAGGCGTTCTACATCGCGAAGAGCGGACGCCCCGGCCCCGTGCTCGTGGACATCACCAAGGACGCGCAGCAGCTCACCGCCGACTTCGACTGGGATGCGGCCGAGCCCAAGCTGCCCGGTTACCGCCCGAACCACACGGCCCCGGCCTCCGAATACACCAAGGCCGCCGAGCTGATCAATTCCGCCAAGCGCCCGCTCATCCTCGCCGGCCAGGGCATCATCAAGTCCGGCGCCACCGCCGAGGTGCTCGCGCTCGCCAAGCAGGCCAACATTCCGATCACCACGACGCTGCTCGGCATCGGCGCCATCCCGGCCTCCTCCGATTTGAACCTCGGCATGATGGGCATGCATGGCGAGGCCTGGGTCAACCAGGCGATCCAGCAGGCCGACCTGCTGATCGCACTCGGTATGCGCTTCGACGACCGCGTGACCGGCAACCTCAAGACCTACGCGCTCAACGCGAAGAAGATCCACGTCGAGATCGACCCGACCGAGGTGAACAAGAACGTTCCGGTGGACGTTGCCCTCATCGGCGACCTCAAGGAGGTCCTTGGCGAGCTCACTCCGCAGGTGAAGAAGTCCGACCACGCCGACTGGTGGGCCGCCATCGCCGTCAACCGTGGCGACTCGGCGGTGCGCGACATCAAGAACCTGCCGGACAGCGGCCACCTTTACGCCGCGCATGTGATCAACGACATCTGGCGTTTGACGCAGAAGCGCGACACCATCGTCGTGACCGACGTGGGCCAGCACCAGATGTGGGAAGCGCAGTATTTCCACCACGACAAGCCCCGCTCGCTCATCACCTCGGGTGGCCTCGGCACCATGGGCTTCGCCCTGCCGGCGGCCATCGGCGCCAAGTTCGCCTGCCCTGAGAAGGACGTGTGGGTCGTCGTCGGCGACGGCGGTTTCCAGATGACTTCCTGCGAACTGGCCACGGCCGAGCAGGAAGGGATCAAGGTCAACGTCGCGATCATCAACAACGCGTTCCTCGGCATGGTGCGCCAGTGGCAGGAGTTTTTCTACGACAAGCGCTACGCCGCCACGCCGATGACCGGCCCCGACTTCGTGAAGCTCGCCGAGGCCTACCGCCTCACCGGCCTGCGCTGCAACCAGCGTCCCGACGTCGCCGAGACAGTGAAAAAGACCCTTGCTGACAAGAAGACCGTCGTCATCGACTTCGTGGTCGAGAAGGAAGACACGGTGTTCCCGATGGTTCCCGCCGGCGCCGACCTCGACAAGATGATCCGCCGCCCGAAGCAGGACGTGATGCTCGAGTCCGGCTCCGACAAAGAGTGGGAGATGCCCACTTCGCCGCTGCCGAACGTCTTCACCGAGAAAAAGGTCGAAGCCAAGGCCCTCAACGGTCGCGGCAAAGCCGCGCCGGCCCGCAAGGCCGCCAAACCCGCGAAGTCCAACCGCCGCTAA
- the ilvN gene encoding acetolactate synthase small subunit, which yields MAKHTLIAYVEDVPGVLNRVASLFRRRNFNIDSLTVGGTDKPGVSRLTVVVETTEAGARIVEANLYKLVNVLRVDDLTHKASLTRELGLVKVKVTPETRAQILQLVDVFRARVVDVDEKTITAEVTGTPEKIAKFELILRPYGIAEMVRTGAVSMARGHEPVSSAPPLVRTADSDHHHDTSGLSMSV from the coding sequence ATGGCCAAACATACCCTCATCGCCTATGTGGAAGACGTGCCCGGCGTGCTCAACCGCGTCGCCTCGCTCTTCCGTCGCCGCAACTTCAACATCGATTCGCTCACGGTCGGCGGCACCGACAAGCCCGGCGTTTCCCGCCTGACGGTTGTCGTTGAGACCACCGAGGCCGGTGCCCGCATCGTCGAGGCCAATCTCTACAAGCTGGTCAACGTGCTGCGCGTGGACGACCTCACCCACAAGGCCTCGCTCACCCGCGAGCTGGGCCTGGTGAAGGTCAAGGTCACCCCCGAGACCCGCGCCCAGATCCTCCAGCTCGTCGATGTCTTCCGCGCCCGCGTGGTGGACGTGGATGAGAAGACGATCACCGCCGAAGTCACCGGCACGCCCGAGAAGATCGCCAAGTTCGAGCTGATCCTGCGCCCCTACGGTATCGCTGAGATGGTTCGCACCGGCGCCGTCTCCATGGCCCGCGGCCACGAGCCAGTCTCGTCCGCTCCGCCGCTCGTGCGCACGGCCGACTCCGATCATCACCACGACACCTCCGGTCTCTCGATGTCCGTTTAA
- the ilvC gene encoding ketol-acid reductoisomerase codes for MAKIYYDKDANLSLIRGKNVAIIGYGSQGHAHALNLKDSGVKVRVGLSKKSKSVAKAKKAGLTVGEVSEVAAWADVIMILVPDHVQARLYREEIAPHLTAGKMLMFAHGFNIRFKGIVPPKNVDVTMIAPKSPGHRVREVFQEGGGVPGLIAVYQNATGNAKKLALSYGRGIGCTRAGVLETTFKEETETDLFGEQAVLCGGCAELVKAGFKTLVDAGYQPEIAYFECMHELKLIVDLMYRGGLNYMRYSVSDTAEWGDYVTGPRIITKQTQKEMKKVLKDITDGKFAKRFIDENNKYGRKTMTKFRNKERGQQIEVVGAKLRAMMPFLNPVVISK; via the coding sequence ATGGCTAAAATCTACTACGACAAGGACGCGAATCTCTCGCTCATCCGCGGCAAGAACGTCGCGATCATCGGCTACGGCTCCCAGGGCCACGCCCATGCGCTCAACCTCAAGGACAGCGGCGTGAAGGTCCGCGTCGGTCTCTCCAAGAAGAGCAAGTCCGTCGCCAAGGCCAAGAAGGCCGGCCTCACCGTCGGCGAAGTGTCCGAGGTCGCCGCCTGGGCCGATGTCATCATGATCCTCGTGCCGGACCACGTCCAGGCCCGCCTCTATCGCGAGGAGATCGCCCCGCACCTGACCGCCGGCAAGATGCTGATGTTCGCCCACGGCTTCAACATCCGCTTCAAGGGCATCGTTCCGCCCAAGAACGTGGATGTGACCATGATCGCCCCGAAGTCCCCCGGCCACCGCGTGCGCGAGGTGTTCCAGGAGGGCGGCGGCGTCCCCGGCCTCATCGCCGTCTATCAGAACGCCACCGGCAACGCCAAGAAGCTCGCGCTGTCCTACGGCCGCGGCATCGGCTGCACCCGCGCCGGCGTGCTCGAGACCACCTTCAAGGAAGAGACCGAGACCGACCTGTTCGGCGAGCAGGCCGTGCTGTGCGGCGGCTGCGCCGAGCTCGTCAAGGCCGGCTTCAAGACCCTCGTGGACGCGGGCTACCAGCCCGAGATCGCCTACTTCGAGTGCATGCACGAGCTTAAGCTCATCGTGGACCTGATGTATCGCGGCGGCCTCAACTACATGCGTTACTCCGTCTCGGACACCGCCGAGTGGGGCGACTATGTGACCGGCCCGCGCATCATCACCAAGCAGACCCAGAAGGAGATGAAAAAGGTCCTCAAGGACATCACCGACGGCAAGTTCGCCAAGCGCTTCATCGACGAGAACAACAAGTATGGCCGCAAGACCATGACCAAGTTCCGCAACAAGGAGCGCGGCCAGCAGATCGAGGTCGTCGGCGCCAAGCTGCGCGCGATGATGCCGTTCCTGAATCCGGTCGTCATCTCGAAGTGA
- a CDS encoding 2-isopropylmalate synthase has product MNTSAQNYVRIFDTSLRDGEQAPGASMTSAEKLEVARALARLGVDVIEAGFPAASPDDLAAVQTIAAEVGQTSVAGRPQAEPPIICGLARCTKNDIDAAWQGVKGAKHPRIHTFLATSDLHLKHKLRMTREEMTAKAVEMVTYARSLCADIEFSPEDAGRSDPEFLYKVLEAVIKAGATTLNIPDTVGYTMPDEFGALIAGIIKNTPGAKDVIISVHCHDDLGLAVANSVAGLRAGARQAECTINGIGERAGNASLEEIVMALRTRADKIGLQTGIDATQLCRTSKLVSRSTSYPVPPNKSIVGANAFAHESGIHQDGMIKNAQTYEIMRPEDVGATQTMLVLGKHSGRAAFSKRLAELGYPLEGDALLKAFNEFKKLADRKKAVLDADLITLASDERATVPELWALETLQVVCGTTGLPTATVRLRDPDGKTHVKACVGTGPVDATYKAIDAIVKVPVKLLEFGINGVTEGIDALAEASVRVRHDEQRSSHGHGADTDIVVASAKAYVAAINHVLSRHTNVRAQHPQKTVETPEVRA; this is encoded by the coding sequence ATGAACACTTCAGCCCAGAATTACGTCAGAATCTTCGACACCAGCCTTCGCGACGGCGAGCAGGCGCCCGGGGCTTCCATGACCTCGGCCGAAAAGCTCGAGGTCGCCCGTGCGCTGGCCCGCCTGGGCGTGGACGTCATCGAGGCCGGATTTCCCGCCGCCTCGCCCGACGATCTCGCGGCAGTGCAGACCATCGCCGCCGAGGTGGGGCAGACTTCCGTGGCCGGCCGCCCGCAAGCCGAGCCGCCGATCATCTGCGGCCTCGCCCGCTGCACCAAGAACGACATCGATGCCGCCTGGCAGGGCGTCAAGGGTGCCAAGCACCCCCGCATCCACACGTTTCTCGCCACGAGCGACCTGCACCTCAAGCACAAGCTCCGGATGACGCGCGAGGAGATGACGGCCAAGGCGGTCGAGATGGTCACCTACGCCCGTTCGCTGTGCGCCGACATCGAGTTCTCCCCGGAGGACGCCGGACGCAGCGACCCGGAATTTCTCTACAAGGTGCTGGAAGCTGTCATCAAGGCCGGCGCCACCACGCTCAACATCCCGGACACCGTCGGCTATACGATGCCCGACGAGTTCGGTGCCCTTATTGCCGGCATCATCAAAAATACCCCGGGCGCGAAGGACGTGATCATCTCCGTGCATTGCCACGACGACCTTGGCCTTGCGGTGGCCAACTCCGTCGCCGGCCTCCGTGCCGGCGCCCGTCAGGCGGAGTGCACCATCAACGGCATCGGCGAGCGCGCGGGCAACGCGTCGCTCGAGGAGATCGTCATGGCGCTGCGCACCCGCGCCGACAAAATCGGCCTGCAGACCGGCATCGACGCCACCCAGCTCTGCCGCACGAGCAAGCTCGTTTCCCGCAGCACCAGCTACCCGGTGCCGCCCAACAAGTCCATCGTCGGGGCCAACGCCTTTGCCCACGAGTCCGGCATCCACCAGGACGGCATGATCAAGAACGCGCAGACCTACGAGATCATGCGTCCGGAGGACGTCGGTGCGACGCAAACCATGCTCGTGCTGGGCAAACACTCGGGCCGCGCGGCGTTTTCCAAGCGCCTCGCCGAGCTGGGCTATCCGCTCGAGGGCGACGCGCTGCTCAAGGCCTTCAACGAATTCAAGAAGCTCGCCGACCGCAAGAAGGCCGTGCTTGATGCCGATCTGATCACCCTCGCTTCCGACGAGCGTGCCACCGTGCCCGAACTCTGGGCGTTGGAGACACTCCAGGTCGTCTGCGGCACGACCGGCCTGCCCACCGCGACGGTCCGCCTGCGCGACCCGGACGGAAAGACGCACGTCAAGGCCTGCGTCGGCACCGGTCCGGTGGATGCCACCTACAAGGCGATCGACGCCATCGTGAAAGTGCCGGTCAAGCTGCTCGAGTTCGGCATCAACGGCGTCACCGAGGGCATCGACGCCCTCGCCGAGGCCAGCGTGCGTGTGCGGCACGATGAACAGCGCTCCAGCCACGGCCACGGCGCCGACACCGACATCGTGGTGGCGAGCGCCAAGGCCTACGTGGCCGCGATCAATCACGTGCTCTCGCGCCACACCAACGTCCGCGCGCAGCACCCGCAGAAGACCGTCGAGACCCCGGAGGTCCGCGCCTGA
- the cimA gene encoding citramalate synthase, which translates to MSNAQPSHIEIFDTTLRDGGQTEGISYSVDDKLRIARKLDELGVAFIEGGWPGSNPKDALFFEQARKEKWTHAKIVAFGATRRAKFKPEEDPSVRALVDAGTEVCCIFGKSSVLQVEEVLRTTLEENLRMIEETVAYLRSQGKRVIYDGEHFFDGFDRNPDYALKCLGAAHKGGAETLVLCDTNGGHLPWEVAATVQAVQKHFGPGVRVGIHLHDDTGCGVASSVAAIHAGAVHVQGTINGYGERCGNANLCVVIPNIELKLKLRALPAGHLARLHEVAAFVAEVANLAPANQMAYVGYSAFAHKAGVHVSAMQRHPDAYQHIDPKLVGNEMRVVVSELSGRSNIVEKATELGLTGLDDKLGAKVVELIKAKEHEGFSYEAAEASVALLVRRLTTGYQPLFTLLDYRGMVSRHGDRQAAEATIKLTVQGREVHMVAEGNGPVNAFDTALRKALHPFFPQVDQIQLADYKVRILNSNSGTGAITRVLIDWHDGSERRWSTVGAGTNILDATWLALADGYEYALTEAAAHKKEVSA; encoded by the coding sequence ATGTCCAACGCCCAGCCCAGTCACATCGAGATCTTCGACACCACGCTTCGCGACGGGGGTCAGACCGAGGGCATTTCCTACTCGGTCGACGACAAGCTGCGCATTGCGCGGAAACTCGACGAGCTGGGCGTGGCGTTCATCGAGGGCGGCTGGCCTGGCTCGAACCCCAAGGACGCGCTGTTCTTCGAGCAGGCGCGCAAGGAGAAGTGGACGCACGCCAAGATCGTGGCCTTCGGCGCGACCCGCCGGGCCAAGTTCAAACCGGAAGAAGATCCGAGCGTCCGCGCTCTGGTCGATGCCGGCACCGAGGTGTGCTGCATCTTCGGCAAGTCGTCCGTGCTGCAAGTCGAGGAGGTGCTGCGCACCACACTCGAGGAGAACCTCCGGATGATCGAGGAGACCGTCGCCTACCTGCGTTCGCAGGGAAAGCGCGTGATCTACGACGGCGAGCACTTCTTCGACGGTTTCGATCGGAATCCCGATTACGCCCTGAAATGCCTCGGCGCCGCCCACAAGGGTGGGGCGGAGACACTCGTGCTGTGTGACACCAACGGCGGTCATCTCCCTTGGGAAGTCGCGGCCACCGTGCAGGCCGTGCAGAAACACTTCGGCCCGGGCGTGCGCGTCGGCATCCACTTGCACGACGACACCGGTTGCGGCGTGGCCAGCAGCGTTGCGGCGATCCATGCCGGCGCGGTGCATGTGCAGGGCACGATCAACGGTTACGGCGAACGTTGCGGTAACGCCAACCTCTGCGTTGTCATTCCGAACATTGAGCTGAAGCTCAAGCTGCGCGCGCTGCCGGCGGGACACTTGGCCCGTTTGCATGAAGTGGCGGCGTTTGTGGCCGAGGTGGCGAATCTCGCGCCGGCGAACCAGATGGCCTACGTCGGTTATAGCGCCTTCGCGCACAAGGCCGGCGTGCACGTTTCGGCGATGCAGCGGCATCCCGACGCCTACCAGCACATCGATCCTAAGCTCGTCGGCAACGAGATGCGCGTCGTGGTGAGCGAACTTTCCGGCCGTTCCAACATCGTGGAGAAGGCGACCGAACTCGGCCTGACCGGGCTCGACGACAAGCTTGGTGCGAAAGTCGTCGAACTCATCAAGGCCAAGGAACACGAGGGATTCTCCTACGAGGCGGCGGAGGCCAGTGTCGCGCTGCTTGTGCGCCGCCTCACGACGGGTTACCAGCCGCTGTTCACGCTGCTCGATTATCGCGGCATGGTCAGCCGCCACGGCGATCGCCAGGCGGCCGAGGCCACGATCAAGCTCACCGTCCAGGGCCGCGAGGTCCACATGGTGGCCGAAGGCAATGGCCCGGTGAACGCCTTCGACACGGCCTTGCGGAAGGCGTTGCATCCTTTCTTCCCGCAGGTTGATCAGATCCAGCTGGCCGACTACAAGGTACGCATCCTCAACAGCAATTCCGGCACCGGTGCCATCACTCGCGTGCTGATCGACTGGCACGACGGCAGTGAGCGCCGCTGGAGCACGGTCGGCGCTGGCACCAACATCCTCGACGCCACCTGGCTGGCACTCGCGGACGGCTACGAATATGCGCTGACCGAGGCGGCCGCGCACAAGAAGGAAGTTTCCGCATGA
- the leuB gene encoding 3-isopropylmalate dehydrogenase, translated as MNANIVLLPGDGIGPEVVNEARLVLDAVAKLFGHSFSYSTHLLGGCAIDATGTAMPDATLKACQAADAVLLGAVGGPKWDDPQAKVRPEQGLLAIRKGLGLYANLRPVKAIPSLAKLSPLKPERVAGVDFIVIRELTGGLYFGQPKGRSTTPEGGEQAVDTLVYTDVEIRRIVRLAFELARNRRKLVTSIDKANVLESSRLWRKIAMEVGKEFPDVKLEHQLVDSAAMRLVTHAAQFDVIVTENMFGDILTDEAAVLAGSLGLLPSASLGAGKLGLYEPIHGSAPDIAGKGIANPTGTILSAAMLLRHSLGLEAEARAIEAAVSAAIDEGIHTGDLGAAKPVNTTQMGDAVRARLKR; from the coding sequence ATGAACGCCAATATCGTCCTGTTGCCGGGTGACGGCATCGGTCCTGAAGTCGTCAATGAAGCCCGCCTCGTCCTCGACGCGGTGGCCAAGCTCTTCGGGCACAGCTTCTCTTATTCCACGCATCTGCTCGGTGGCTGCGCCATCGACGCGACCGGCACCGCCATGCCTGACGCCACGCTCAAGGCCTGCCAGGCGGCCGATGCCGTGCTGCTCGGTGCCGTCGGCGGCCCGAAATGGGACGATCCGCAGGCCAAGGTGCGTCCGGAGCAGGGTCTGCTTGCCATCCGCAAGGGCCTTGGCCTTTACGCGAATCTTCGCCCGGTAAAGGCGATCCCGTCGCTGGCGAAGCTGTCTCCGCTCAAACCCGAGCGTGTGGCCGGCGTGGATTTCATTGTCATCCGCGAGCTGACCGGCGGCCTGTATTTCGGCCAGCCGAAAGGTCGCAGCACGACGCCCGAGGGCGGCGAGCAGGCCGTGGACACGCTCGTCTATACCGACGTTGAGATCCGACGGATTGTGCGTCTGGCATTCGAGCTCGCGCGCAACCGCCGCAAGCTCGTCACCTCGATCGACAAGGCCAACGTGCTCGAATCGTCCCGCCTCTGGCGCAAGATCGCCATGGAGGTCGGCAAGGAGTTCCCCGATGTTAAGCTGGAGCACCAGCTCGTGGATTCCGCCGCCATGCGCCTCGTGACGCACGCCGCGCAGTTCGACGTGATCGTGACCGAGAACATGTTTGGCGACATTTTGACCGACGAGGCCGCCGTGCTGGCCGGTTCGCTCGGTCTGCTCCCCAGCGCCTCGCTTGGCGCCGGCAAGCTGGGTCTTTACGAGCCCATCCACGGCTCGGCGCCCGACATCGCGGGCAAGGGAATCGCCAACCCCACGGGCACCATCCTTTCCGCCGCCATGCTGCTGCGTCACTCCCTCGGTTTGGAGGCCGAGGCCCGAGCTATTGAGGCGGCCGTGAGCGCCGCCATTGACGAAGGCATCCACACCGGCGACCTCGGTGCGGCCAAGCCAGTCAACACGACCCAAATGGGCGATGCAGTCCGCGCACGCCTCAAACGCTAA
- a CDS encoding pyridoxal phosphate-dependent aminotransferase gives MSSSSNQPPLDTTRFIARHVAGLRRSGIRDFFELVAKTDGVISLGIGEPDFDTPEPIRNAVKTAMDTGKTHYTSNLGQPDLRKEISRYVEGYFHVPYSWEDEILVTVGVSEALDLALRALLNPGDKVLYHQPCYVSYAPTVELVHGVGVPVATSAAEQFSLDEPALRAAWQPGCKLLLLNLPCNPTGGVCSKEQLERIAKFAIEKDLIVISDEIYSELIFEGTHTSIASLPGMRERTLLLHGFSKAFAMTGFRLGYACGPAPLIEAMMKVHQYSMLCAPSISQEGALAALRLGDDATKFMRDRYRERRDLFVRRINAAGIKCHAPRGSFYAFPSIVSTGLDEGEFARRLLTEFKVAVVPGTAFGDAGKGHVRACFTANEQKLNAACDRIEQMLASLGRSKASA, from the coding sequence ATGTCTTCCTCCTCCAATCAGCCGCCACTCGACACGACCCGCTTCATCGCGCGTCATGTGGCCGGTCTGCGCCGCTCCGGTATCCGAGACTTCTTTGAACTGGTCGCGAAGACCGACGGCGTCATCTCACTCGGTATCGGCGAACCTGATTTTGACACCCCTGAACCCATCCGCAATGCCGTGAAAACGGCGATGGACACGGGCAAGACCCATTACACCTCCAACCTTGGTCAGCCCGACCTCCGCAAGGAGATCAGCCGCTACGTCGAAGGTTACTTCCATGTGCCTTACAGCTGGGAAGACGAAATCCTCGTGACCGTTGGCGTCTCCGAAGCGCTCGACCTGGCCCTGCGCGCCCTGCTCAACCCGGGCGACAAGGTGCTTTATCACCAGCCTTGCTACGTCTCCTATGCCCCGACCGTTGAACTCGTGCATGGCGTCGGTGTGCCCGTGGCGACCAGCGCGGCCGAGCAGTTCTCGCTCGATGAGCCCGCCCTGCGCGCGGCCTGGCAGCCCGGCTGCAAGCTGCTGCTCCTGAACCTGCCCTGCAATCCGACGGGCGGCGTCTGCTCCAAGGAGCAGCTGGAGCGCATCGCGAAATTCGCCATCGAGAAGGACCTAATCGTGATCAGCGACGAGATCTACTCGGAGCTGATCTTCGAGGGCACACACACCAGCATTGCCAGCCTGCCCGGCATGCGTGAGCGCACGCTGCTGCTGCACGGTTTTTCCAAAGCTTTTGCGATGACCGGCTTCCGCTTGGGCTACGCCTGCGGCCCGGCGCCGCTGATCGAGGCCATGATGAAGGTGCACCAGTATTCCATGCTGTGCGCCCCGAGCATCAGCCAGGAAGGTGCGCTCGCCGCGCTGCGTCTGGGTGATGATGCCACGAAGTTCATGCGCGACCGCTACCGCGAGCGCCGCGACCTGTTTGTCCGCCGCATCAACGCGGCCGGCATCAAATGCCATGCGCCGCGCGGCTCGTTCTATGCCTTTCCCTCGATCGTTTCGACCGGGCTGGACGAGGGTGAGTTCGCTCGCCGGTTGCTGACGGAGTTCAAGGTCGCGGTGGTGCCTGGCACGGCCTTTGGCGATGCCGGCAAGGGGCACGTGCGAGCCTGCTTCACGGCGAACGAGCAGAAGCTCAACGCCGCTTGCGACCGCATCGAGCAGATGCTCGCGTCGCTCGGTCGCAGCAAGGCCTCGGCCTGA